In the bacterium SCSIO 12741 genome, GCACCAGTTCAAGTACCTACCACGAAGTATTTAATCAAGGGACTTCGGGCCGTTAATGCGGTAGTAAACGGCAGTATGTAAGCCAGGAACTTCATTTTCTTTCCAGAAGCTCATTCCAATTTTTTCCAGTACCCGAATGGAGGCTTCGTTTTCTTTCATCGATCTTCCAACGATATAAGCAAGTCGCTTTTCGTTTAACCCCCAATCCAAACACGCCTTGGCTGCCTCAGTGGCATAGCCGCAATTCCAGTGTTTTCTAAAGAATCGAAAGCCAATATCCACCTCATCTTCCTCATTGCGCTTCAAACCGCACCATCCAATAGGCTCTCCCGTGGAACGAAGAACTACAGCCCACCTTCCAAAACCGTGATTTTGATATTCCTGATACCCTCCCAAAAAGGATTGAGCCGCCTCTAAGTTTTCAAAAGGCTGGTCGCCCGTGTATTTGAGTACCTCGGCGTCTTGGTTCAACTCGGCAAACCAAGTTGCATCCTGGAGTTCAAGTTGCTTAAAAGCCAATCTCTTAGTGGGATTTGGAATGGAAGACATCACTTCTATGGATTTTGGTTTAAAGTAGATTTCGGTTTAAGACCAATCCGAACCCAGATCTGAATGTATTGATTGGGTGGCGGAAATCGAATTTCACGGGTAACAATTCCCCGAGCAAAATTTGCTGCGACTTTCAATTGGTTTTCATCTTCAAAACTTATGGCCTCCTCATTGATCATTCGTAGGGTGCCATCGGGATCAATATTGAGCAAATATTCCACATGCCCCTTCATAATCAAATTGGGGTCTTTTTTCCATTCCTCCTCGTATACCTGAGTAACGATTTTAACCACCCCCCAAAGTCCAAGTCTGGAGTCTTCGTTTTTTTGATACCCTTCGGTCAGGCGAAAATCCTGAACATAAACCGTTTGAGAATCTCCCACCTGAAGATTCAAACTCAAGGGTGTTCTTATGGGTTCCGCTGGCTCTTCCTCGTACTCCTCGTCCACATATTCGTATTCCTCATCATACTCGGCATCAGAATCATTACAGGAAACGAATAAACATCCTGAGAGAAAAACCACGCCCAAAATCAAGGAAAACTTACTTACAAAACTGCCTGTCTTCATATCTGCTCAAAAATCGGAAAATTGGACCAACCTCAAAAGGAAGATTTGATCAAGCCAGTGCTCCTGTTTGCAAAGAACTTAATCTAGCTTATCTCTTCTCTTCTTTAAACGAATACCGATAGGCAATTAATACCGAGAGGGAGCAGAAAACAAGGTCTAACGGATGGATCACGGGCATCATCCAATCCAATAAGGGATCAGCAGGAAAAAAGGAAAAGGCTTCGAGAAAGGATATCTTGTTTTGTTCCGCAAATCGATCAATGGCTCTCAAATGGATTGCAAAAAGACAACAAGCCAGTTGACAAAGCACTCCTACCCATCCGAATAAGGGACTCACCCCCTTTCCTGCCAAGTGCACGAAAAAGGCCAAAAGCAGGGACACCGGTATGGCAATAAAACTCAAGTGACTCCCTGCATAAAAAGACAAGAAAAACCACCCTAAACCCATGCTGATGGCGGACAATGCTCCGGCCACCAAAGCTAAGGGAAGGTTTTGTTCGCGTAGTTTCTGTTGGCGATCCTTTCCCGTGTGCATAGGGGAAGGATCAGAATGGCTCGATTCCTTCAACCGTTTTCAATTTGGCTTCACTACAAACGCTGCACGGAATAATTTTGGAACGGTTTCCCTCTAACCGCATCCAATCCCTTCTACCCTCGCGTATGAAGAATTACAAAAAAGAGGGTGCAAAATAGCACAAAGCCAAATCCATGATTCTTCAGAAAGCCTCCATTTTGTGAAGTGCATGAAATAGTTTTCGAGTAACCGAATTTTCTTGAGTTTGAAGCAAAAAAATAGCGGAACAAGTCCGCTATTCGTCAAAAGCTCAGCTAAAAGATACAGGGGTATTAGCGCAAATCACAGGTATCTACTACGACTTCGTAGAAAAGCTGATAGGTTTTTCTTGGCATTCCGGTACCGCAAAACCAAACGGTGCTATCACCAGAATGATACATTTCATCCACGGTTAAGGTATAGGTAGTGGTTTCTGTTGGACACACCTTGGTGGTTTCACAGGTAGGACAATCTACACCCGTGGTAGGAGTCCATGAGTAACTCTTAAAGCTTTTGGAACCATTGTTTGGAAACAAGGCGATAGAGTTAGGAAGAGTTACACACTCTCCTGGGCAAATAGTCACTTTTTGAGTGGGTTTAGGCTTACAGGCTCCTGGCTTCCAACTCGTCACCCCTCCTCTATACTTGGCCTCACATGGGTTCGAATAAGTCACCCCATTACATCCGCAAACCGGATTATACTCCATAGTACACGATCTATTCAAGTCAATTTGAGTCGGGTTTACACACATTTTCACAGGAACCTTCCCTTTACATGGGCCACTCGTCCATTTGGTTACTCCGCCGTAATATTCCGCTTCACAGGGGTTTCCATAGGTTACTCCGTTACATCCACAAACGGGGTCGTACATGGTGAAACAAACAATTTCCTGACTGATTTTGGTGGAATCAACACATCCGTCTGAAACCGGATCATCGATAGGGTCGTTTCCAGGATCCTTTTTACAGGACGTAAAGGACAATACAAGGCTGAGCAAGGCCAGCATAAAAAGCGATTTGTTCATTTTGAGATAGGTTTTAATTAGTGAATAATTAGTTGTTCAACTCCCTGCTCGCCTCCGATCAATTGGTAGCGTACCAGGTAAAGGCCATTGCTGAGTGCCTCTGTATTTATGCTGGTTTCTGAAGAATGAATCATCACTTCCCCAAGCATGTTTACAATCTCCAATGACGTCAAAGGTTCTGAAGATTGGAAGTGAATGATATCTTGAGCTGGATTCGGGTAAATTCGAATGGTGCTCGATTTTTGGTGTTCGATTTGACTCAAAGTAGAAGACGGAGCTGAAAAGGAGAAATAGACATTATCCGGCATTTCATCGTATACCTGACCGCCAAATCCAGAGCCACCAACAACCACATTCATTCGGGTATCATCGTCTACTTCCGATAGCACCAAACGCACTACCAAAGTATTGGGCGTAGGATAGGATAAATCGATATTCTGGGAGAACCACATACCCGATGTATCTAGCAACATAGTATGGGTAGGCGGGAAGAATTTATTATTAAGGATCTCCAACTTACGGTTGTATTTCATGGAATTGTTCATGGCATTGTGCTGCAATGCCCAAGATTTACCACTCGTAGGAGTTTCGTTGGTATCAAAAAGGATGATCATTCCCCAATCTCCGGTAATGGAGTCTGCGGCTTCAATTTTTAGCCAAAGTGAATCCTGAATGGAATCCACAGCCATGGCGAAGCTGATTAGATCCGGAGCAAAGGGTTGTCTACGATCGCCATTGGCATCGGTGCCCAATGTTTGGAAGTTTTGTGCATTTGCCCCAAACAGGAACAAAGTAAAGAGTGTGGTGAACAGCAGGTTCTTCATGGGTGTTTGTTTTATTTCTAAGACCCCATGGTTTTTCAAAACGCTGCACGGCGATGGCTTTTTTTTATAAGCGGTTAAAATTGGATGAGAAGTCCACCGGCCGCACGCCAGGAATTTCCGGGAGAAACATCCCTTTGCCCTCCCATTGGTACGCGGTATTCAGGACTAATAAACAAGGATGTTCTGGGATCAAGCTGGTAGGACAAGCCGAGGGAGAATAAGGCATCGGTATTCTTAAACACCTGATTGCGGCTATTTACCAAGTTGTTCTCATAGGCAGTAGAAACACTGTGTGACTCCATTCTATAGGCGTTTAAGGCCTGCAAAGAGACACCTGATCCCAAGAACCCTCCGAGTTTACTGAGTTTTCCTCTTTTTACCTGCCACATCCAACGCAACTGGAGCGGCACCGATACCACCTGCTGGCGGTAATTACTCACCACGGTATCATCGTAGCTCGCATGATCAATAACCGTAATTTCGGTATTCTCAACGGTATAAATGGTTTCGGTGATTACCCTGGTTTTGGGTTTTTGAGGAGCCGGAAAGTTCGTTCCAGCCCCAATCAGACCATCGTTTTCGAAGGTGGTAGTCCCCTGATTACTGTTCAAGTGACTGTACATGTTGTTAAATTGATTGGTGGTGAGCTGAGTACCCTCGGTTTGTTCCACCACCCGTTCCACCGTTTTCGGTGCCCAATGTTCCACCGATATCACCGTGCGATTCTCATATACTTGATTATAGTAGGTATATCCTTTTCCTGACCATTGATCGTACTGAATTCCTCCGGTGAAATAAAATCCTTTAAACAACTGAATTCCCCCTCGGGCACCAATGCTCCAGTTAAAAGAGCCATCGGTTTTTGAATTCACCATTTTTTGGCTCACCCGATTGGTGGAAACGAACAAATCTTCGGAAGGAACATCTTCAGGGTTGAAGGGCTGTTGTTGACCAAAAAGCGCCGCAACCTGGAGCTCAACTGTTTTCCCTCTGGAGTAAAACTTCGAAGGTTTAGGCTCTGTTAGTCCTTGATCATTGAATGTAATTGGACTAAGCTGTTCATCCATCCTTGCTTCAGGAAGGGCCACTAAGGAGATGGGTTTAAGAGAAACCCATTGCTCCATAGGTGATACCAAGGTCGATTGTTGGATGTCTGGGACCTTCGCCGTTAAAGTGGATGACTGAGCCGGGGAATGGGATGCCATCCGATCAGAAGCGTTGGTTTCCCAATCAGCGACATTCTCAGGCTGGGTGGTAGTTTGCGTCTTTAGTGGAGTCGTAGCTTGCTCAGCTAACGGGGCTGTTTGATTTTCAGTTGCAACAGGGGGTTTTGAGGAAGTCTCCTCGGGCTGTACGGATGTATTCTTTTGGTTTTCGGTTGTGGTGGGTTGCGATGCTGTTGCCGCTGATCTTCCTTTCAAAGAAGAAGATTCCGTTTTTTCCACTGCTTTTGTTGGCTCAGCCAGGTCGGTTAAGGCATCAGGGTTGTCTTCAGGAAAAGGCAAAAGCAACACCAGGCCAACTGAAGCTACGGCAGCCAATCCGGCCAGGTAGAAAAACCAGCCTCCCCTTCTTTTTTTGCGAGTAAGACGATTCTCCAACGAGTTCCAAACCTCTTCAGAAGGCTCCACATGAACCTGATCAATTTCTTCTCGAAACAGATCAAAAAATGGATCTTTTTCTTCAGCCATCTTTTCTGTTTTTCGTTCGTTCTTCCAGCTTTTCCAGTCCTTCCCTTAGCAGTTTTTTAGCTCGGGCCAGTTGAGATCTGGAGCTACTTTCCGAAATGCCCAACTTCATTCCGATTTCCTGGTGACTGTATCCATCCATCACATTAAGGTTGAATACTGTCCGATAACCAGAAGGTAGCCGTTGAATGAGTGACAGGAGCTCATTCATTTCGAATGGAGCTTCGGATTTGTTATCGACGGGTAGTGAAAGTTGATCCAGATTCTCTTGGTGCCGGTGCTTCTTTTCGCGTTGAATATGCTTCAATGCCGTATTGACAAATATTCTACGCATCCAGCCTTCAAATGAACCTTCCTGGCGGTAGGATCGTATCCCCCGAATACTTTAATAAATCCTTCCTGCAACATGTCTTCGGCGTCTTGCCTACAGTCACCATAGCGCATACACAGTTTGAACATCTCCGGTGAATAGATGCGGTACATCTCCCTTTGTGCCTTTAAGTCTTCTTTTTGGCAGAGATGAATCAGTTCTTCCAGTGTATGGTCGGAAAGAATGTGCACGTTTACTCTAATAGATACCCAAAATTGAAAAACGCTGCATCAAGGTCCAATTTTTTTTGATGAACGGACGGGGGAGTCTTCAATCTTGAATCTCGAATCTTGAATTTTCAACCCAGAGCGAAGCGATCACCGCAGGTAATCTTGAATATGGGGATCCTATAAATATTGGGGGAATCATCCGAGTTAATCATGGAATTACATTCTAATCTCCGCGCTCGTATCTCGATTCTGGATTTTAGGTTGGTTTTTAATTCTGCTTCTGCTTCTTTCTACTCGAAGTGCAGATCGAAAAGAAACTCCTCTTTCATTTTCTGACCAGAAGGCGTTCTTAGGTAGGAGTAAACTTGAAAATGACCTTCTGATTGTTGTGCCCAATAACCGAACAGATCTGCGAATGGCACAGACATCTCCCCTTCTTTTTGGTTGGTTTCCGCTTCTGTATACACCTCTCCCTCTTTGTTTTTAATTACCAAAACCTGGTAGCAGGAAAGGCAAGGCTGCAAGGTATATACCCGCACTCCAAATGAGGCATCACTCGAAACCTCAGAAGCATTGATGCTTACTTTAAGCTCCCCCTCTGGCACTTGAGAACGTGAAACCAGACGACCATCTACGAAGGCCTCCCATTGCACTTTTTTCTGGGCTTGAACGGAAGTAATGAAGATTAGGGTTAGAATCGGAAGGAGAAGTAATTTTTTCATATTCTGAGTTTTGTTTGCCGGATAGTACACTTAACTACTGGATTACTTAGGAAATACCTGGTTCCAATCCTTGTCCATATCCATAACCAACCAACCTTTGGCACGAGCTGTGTCGAGACCTTTGTCCAAACCACCTACCAGTGAACCACGATCGTAGGCCCATTCTCTTACACTATCCGTATGGTGCACATACATCATCAAACGAGCGCCATCGCCAGCCGCTGTATAACGCAGCATGGACAAATCTCCATCCGAATTTCCAAATGCAGCAATAGGTCGTTTACCAATAAAACGGCGAATGTTCAATGGCTTTTCATCGCGATCATTAAAGTTGTCCATCTCCTGCTGACGGATGATGACTGGCTTTCCGTTTTCGGTAGTAAATTCAAGCTTGTTGTAGCTTCCCACTACCTGATCCGTTGGAATACCATAGACCTGATTCATCCAAGGACGCATAAATTCTAACCCACCACCGGAAACGATGAAGGTTTTAAAACCGTGATCCCTCAAGCATTCCAAAAGCTCCAACATGGGCACATAGACCATATCGGTATAGGCCTTGCCGGTGGTAGGATGGCGAGCGGTATCCAGCCAGTTTTGAATCATCAGGTCATAATCTTCCACATTCTTGGGCGGAACAGCAGACGACATAAGCGTAACGATTCCCTCTACACCGTAGCGAAAGATGGCATCGTCATCTCCGGCAATAACATCTTTAAAGGGCTGCTTATCCTGCCACTCCGGATGATCTTTCGCCTGAGCACGAATTTGATCCAACACGAAATAAAACTGGAAATACAAAGGACGTTCGCACCAAAGGGTCCCATCGTTATCAAAAGTGGCTATTCGATCTCCTACCGGAACAAAATTGGGGTTTGTGCTATCACTCACCTCGTCCACAAACTTCAAGATAGATTGCTTAACGGTGCCATCATTCCAAGAAGACAAATAGGTCTTTGCAGGAGGCTCAGAAGGAGCAGGTTCACTTTTTTGAGGAGCTTCGCAGGCCAGCAGGAGTACTGAACTCAATGCAGGAATTAACCAGAAATATTTCATAGTTCAAGTTTACAAATTTCTGGTCCTCTGAAAAGGGAATTGCAGGTTAAGTTCCCATTTACTTTTCCTCGACCGTAGAGACCTGATCCAGAAAGCGTAAAAAACTTTCCCGCTCTTCGATAGGGGTATATCCCTTTACTTCTCCGATAGGTTCCAACTCAGAATTGAGTAGAACAAAGAGCGGGTTTACATTGGTTTGGAAACGTTCTACCTGAAATTTGAGGTTCGATTCACCCCAGGTAATACTGTCATTTGGGTTTTGAGGATTGGGTATTTTAGACTTATCATCCACATAAAGGGTAACTAGGAGAAAGTCGTTCTTTACCCTATCCTTAATCTCGGTATCCTCGAGAACCTTCCACGGCAAAGCCTGATCTGAAAGAAAAGCCCATCCGGTAAATACTAGCAAAATCGGTTTACCATTAACTCGGCTGCACTGCTGGGCCGATTCGAGGTTATTGTAGGCTTCAAAGCCCCTTTTGCGTGCGGCTTCATAAACAAGGTTTGTGCGTTCGGGGGAACAGATTTCCCCTGATTCGGGAACGGAGCACCCCATCAATGCCATAAGGAGGATGATTGTCAATATTACCAATACCCCAAATGGTCTTAAGGGAGATGGTTTTTGAGTCATTTTTAAGCTGTTTCCTGAAAAACGGAGGAGATCAGGCTTTCGTCTACCATCTTAGAGATTAAACGATGGATGACACGTTTTACCGTTATTTGGTGAAACTATTAAGCAGGATCCAAGCGGGTTGCCTTTTGAAAGGCTTCAAGGGCACGATTACGAGCAAAAGTATGCTCAACCATTGGCTTTGGGTACTGGTCCGTTCCCCACTCAGGAACCCATCGCTTTACGTAACTGCCTTGAGCATCAAATTTTTCCTGCTGGGTCATCGGATTGAATATCCTAAAGTAGGGTGCCGCATCGCAGCCCGTGCCAGCTGCCCATTGCCAATTTCCGTTGTTGGCCGATAATTCGAAGTCGAGCAAATGTTTGGCGAAGAAAGCCTCTCCCCAAGACCAATGAATCAATAAGTGCTTGCAAAGAAAGCCAGCCACCACCATGCGAACCCGATTACTCATACGCCCAGTTTCCAATAGCTCCCGCATTCCTGCATCTACCAATGGGTAGCCCGTTTTGCCTTGACACCACAACTCAAAATCTTCAGCATGGTTTCGCCAAGGCACTCCATCGTATTGAGATTTGAAGTTGCGATGAACGTTCTCTGGAAAGTGATAGAGAATCTGCATGAAAAACTCCCTCCAAATCAACTCATTGAGATATACCTCATGTTGACTTCCCAAGCCAGCAATCAATTTTCGAATGCCAATGGTACCAAATCGAAGATGGGGGCCAATTTGACTGGTGGCATCCAAGCCTGGAAAATTGCGCACCTCGCCATAGCGATCCAGTTGGCTCAAATCATAGTCGGGTACTCGAATGGATGAGGACTCGAAACCCATTTCCTCCAAAGAAGGGAGCTCCCCATTCCAAGAAACGAACCCTTGATCGGGTTTTGGATAAGGCTGTTTATCCTTCTCGGTAAACCGAGCCATCCATTGACGTTTATAGGGTGTAAAAACGGTGTATGGCTTGCCATCTGGTTTTAATACCTCGTCGGTTTCAAAGATGACCTGGTCTTTGAACGAATGAACGGCAATCCCACTTTCGTTGAGCCACCCCTCTATTTGCTGATCCCGTTTCCGAGCATAGGGTTCGTAGTCCCGGTTGAAGAAAACGCCCTGCAAATCAAACTGTTCGGATAAGTGTTTCCATCCTACCTCTGGCCTTTCATAGCGAACATAAAGCGATGATCCCAAACTTTGCAGTTCTGCTTGAAGGGCATTCAACCTTTGATGGATAAAAGTTACCCGGGCATCGTTTCGTGGCAAATCGTCCAGAATATCAGGATCGAAGAAAAATACCGGAAGCACCTTGTACCCCGACTCAATAGCCCGATGTAAGCCGCGATTATCCTCCAACCTAAGATCTCTTCTAAACCAAAATGCAACTACTTTCTCCATACTTATGGTTAAACATACTATTCCAAAAATGGTTTGAACATTCCAACCGAATCGGTCATATTTGTAGCATGTCAGGCTCAAAATTTGCGAACCACTCCCCTTCCACCTTGCTGTCGCTCATTGTAGCGGGTGAAGCCATTTTCTTTCTACCCTTTGTTTTGGTGCGCATATTTCGTCCTACTTTTTTAGAAGTCTTTGAACTCAACAACCTACAACTCGGCACTTGTTTTTCCATTTACGGTATTGTAGCCACCGTTTCCTACTTCTTCGGAGGGCCTTTGGCGGATCGTTTTCCCGCTCGCAACCTGATGTCGTTTGCTTTGTGGGCAACCGGTGTGGGAGGATTGTTTTTACTTACCATTCCTTCTCAACAGCAACTCATGTGGCTTTATGGCTTTTGGGGAATGACCACTATCCTACTCTTTTGGGCTGCATTGATCAGAGCTACCCGCGAATGGGGCGGTTCTCGTTTTCAAGGCCGTGCATTTGGTTTGCTTGAAGGTGGCCGAGGGTTGGCCGCAGCCCTAATTGGCGCTTTTGGATTGGCCCTCTTTTCCGTATTAATGGATGAGACTGGTGATGGAAATGTGCAAGCCCAACATCTATCGTCCTTTGGAATGGTCATTCTGGGAATCAGTTTGATGGTACTGGCCAGCGGTATTTGGGTCTGGATGGCCATTCCAGCTAAAACCATTAAGCAAGAAGCCTATACCCGGATCAATTTGAGACACCTTTTACCCTTGTTCAAGCAGCGTAGCATTTGGCTTCAGGGAATTATTATCGTTTGTGCCTATTCGGGCTACAAAATAACCGACGACCTTTCGCTCTATGCTCATGATGTATTGGGCTTTGATCAGATTCAATCTGCTGGAGTGGGTACCGCAGCTCTTTGGATGCGACCTCTATTTGCAGTGCTGGCAGGGTTTCTTGCCGATCGTTATTCAGCTTCCAAAGTGGGAATGATGTGTTTTGCCTCACTCGTTTTAGGTGGATTGCTTATTGCCGGTGATTTCTTTCGAGTTTGGACGATGCTCAGTGTGGTTCTTTTGCTCGCATCTGTGGCCGGGGTCTATGCCTTACGTGGTATTTACTTTGCCTTACTCGAAGAAGCTCACATTCCTTTAAGCTCAACAGGTGCAGCCGTGGGACTGATGTCCGTGATTGGTTATACCCCCGATATTTTCATGAGTCCATTGATGGGCTATTTATTGGATACCTATCCCGGATCTCTCGGTCATCAATTGGTGTTTTTAGTTCTTAGCGGTTTTGGTCTTTTAGGGGCGTTTACTTTGTTCTTTTTCCGGAAGAGTAGTCAATTAATTCCACGGTAAGTTGGATGTTTTTTGGTGGACTCACCTCTCCATGATCAATAATCCAGGTTCCGCAAAAAACGCAATAACAAAAGCATCCGGTACATCCTTCCACCTCGCGAACCACAAGATTGATCGTTTCGGAATCAACCCATTGAATCTCAGCAGAGGAGCCGCCACAGCAGTTTTTAATCACTTGGGTTTCTATCCAAGTCGTATCTCCGATCGTCTTTGTTGACTTAACCCGGCTGACGGATTCATAGGCATTGGAATTGTGGTCGCATTTAGAAAGACTGTAATCGACCAGCTTCCAACCTTTCCTGAAGGCTTCGTCCGTTAACTGGCTTTCGGGATGAACGTGATCATAACAAGGGAGCTTCTCTTCCTCCACTTCTTGTAGATCTGGATGGACTTTCCACGCACTGGTGTCGGTTTGAGCTACTCCGGCTATGCTAAGGAGTATTAATAGGATGGTCAAGGAAATTTTCATGACCAATCCTATTCAAGCATCATGCCATTTTAAACCTCTATTTGCCCCTTAAAAAAGGTTACCGCCTGCCCCGAAATAAGAATTCGATCTCCCTTATCCTCACAGCGTAAATCTCCTCCCCGTTTCGATATTTGTTGAGCAGTCAGTTGCTTCTTCCCCAATCGATTGCTCCAGTACGGCGTTAAGGTGGTATGAGCCGAACCGGTTACCGGATCTTCATCAATTCCGGATTGTGGCGCAAAAAACCTGGAAACAAAGTCACAATGATCTCCAGGTGCCGAAACTATCACCCCACGACCACCAGCCCTTTTGAGCAAAGCCATATCGGGATCTATGGAAGCTATATCTACTTCACTCGGGTATATTAACAGGTAATCTGTTTTGCCCCGGTATGCGTCCAAAGGTTTGCGCCCAATGGCTTCCTCTAACAAGGGAGGCGCATCGGTTTGATGAAATTGATCTACGGGAAAATCGAGGGTCAACCAATCTCCGCTTCTGCTTACAGAAAGAGCTCCACTTCTGGGAGAATAAAAGGATATGGACTCTGCATTTCTCCTAAATTCTTGAAATAACACATGAGCCGAGGCCAAAGTTGCGTGTCCGCAAAGGTCTACCTCAACCGTAGGTGTAAACCATCGAATCTGGATGGTGGAGTCCTGGGGCAAAAGAAAAGCCGTTTCTGCCAGGTTATTTTCTGCCGCAATTTGCTGCATGAGTTCCGCTGGTATTTCATGGTCTAAAAGACAAACAGCTGCCGGGTTACCGCCAAATACGGAATGAGTAAAAGCGTCCACCTGGTACATCGAAATTTTCATATCAACCTTCTTTAAGTGTGAAATGTGCCGTTAAACCAACACAAAAATTTCGTGGCAAGTGAGCCACACCGAATAAGGACCTTGAGTGCATTCCTTTTTCTCCCAGTACTTCCACCATTAGATCCGAAGCGCCATTAAAAACAAGGGGAGCATCATCCCATTCATCGGTTCCCTGATAACAAGCTTCGAGGTGATTTAATCCCGCCATTCGGTCAAAACCAATCTTGGCGTGAACTTGGGATAATACGTTTAACGCACAAAGCTGCATGGCCAAAGTCCCCTGTTCGGTATTGATTTCTTTACCTAAACGCCCTTGGTACCTGAACTCCCCATTGAGAATGGGAAATTGAATGGCGATCCAAGCCACGTTTCCGCGAATATTAACTGAGGTGTAATTCCCTCCAGGATTGCTGGGCTCCGGTAGCTGCAAATTCAATGCTTCCAGAGCTTTTAGAGGATCTTGTTGAGTCATTAGGTAGAAACTTCCGTGATGAAGCACAAACCTACGTGAAATAGCGAATCCATTTCCTGGTCAAGGTTCAGGGAAGCAGATATTTAACGGTTTTTTGAAGTTCAGGAATTACTTCCTGGTCAAACCACTGATTCTTAGCTCTCCAAATGTTGTTTCTGGGTGAAGGATGCGGTAAAACAAAGAATTCAGGTAGGTATGATTTGAAGTTCTTTACGGTCTCGGTCAAATTGGATAACCGCTTTTTTTTAAGGTAATACTGCTGAGCATATTGTCCAATCAAAATGACCAATTGCACCTCCTTCATCTGGTCCATCAATCCTGGGTGCCACTGAGGAGCACACTCCTTTCGTGGGGGTAGGTCCCCCGATTTGCCTGTTCCTGGATAACAAAATCCCATGGGAATTAAGGCCAGTTTTTGAGGAT is a window encoding:
- a CDS encoding GNAT family N-acetyltransferase; its protein translation is MSSIPNPTKRLAFKQLELQDATWFAELNQDAEVLKYTGDQPFENLEAAQSFLGGYQEYQNHGFGRWAVVLRSTGEPIGWCGLKRNEEDEVDIGFRFFRKHWNCGYATEAAKACLDWGLNEKRLAYIVGRSMKENEASIRVLEKIGMSFWKENEVPGLHTAVYYRINGPKSLD
- a CDS encoding PhzF family phenazine biosynthesis protein, which codes for MKISMYQVDAFTHSVFGGNPAAVCLLDHEIPAELMQQIAAENNLAETAFLLPQDSTIQIRWFTPTVEVDLCGHATLASAHVLFQEFRRNAESISFYSPRSGALSVSRSGDWLTLDFPVDQFHQTDAPPLLEEAIGRKPLDAYRGKTDYLLIYPSEVDIASIDPDMALLKRAGGRGVIVSAPGDHCDFVSRFFAPQSGIDEDPVTGSAHTTLTPYWSNRLGKKQLTAQQISKRGGDLRCEDKGDRILISGQAVTFFKGQIEV
- a CDS encoding haloacid dehalogenase-like hydrolase is translated as MKYFWLIPALSSVLLLACEAPQKSEPAPSEPPAKTYLSSWNDGTVKQSILKFVDEVSDSTNPNFVPVGDRIATFDNDGTLWCERPLYFQFYFVLDQIRAQAKDHPEWQDKQPFKDVIAGDDDAIFRYGVEGIVTLMSSAVPPKNVEDYDLMIQNWLDTARHPTTGKAYTDMVYVPMLELLECLRDHGFKTFIVSGGGLEFMRPWMNQVYGIPTDQVVGSYNKLEFTTENGKPVIIRQQEMDNFNDRDEKPLNIRRFIGKRPIAAFGNSDGDLSMLRYTAAGDGARLMMYVHHTDSVREWAYDRGSLVGGLDKGLDTARAKGWLVMDMDKDWNQVFPK
- a CDS encoding RidA family protein produces the protein MTQQDPLKALEALNLQLPEPSNPGGNYTSVNIRGNVAWIAIQFPILNGEFRYQGRLGKEINTEQGTLAMQLCALNVLSQVHAKIGFDRMAGLNHLEACYQGTDEWDDAPLVFNGASDLMVEVLGEKGMHSRSLFGVAHLPRNFCVGLTAHFTLKEG
- a CDS encoding deoxyribodipyrimidine photo-lyase, with the protein product MEKVVAFWFRRDLRLEDNRGLHRAIESGYKVLPVFFFDPDILDDLPRNDARVTFIHQRLNALQAELQSLGSSLYVRYERPEVGWKHLSEQFDLQGVFFNRDYEPYARKRDQQIEGWLNESGIAVHSFKDQVIFETDEVLKPDGKPYTVFTPYKRQWMARFTEKDKQPYPKPDQGFVSWNGELPSLEEMGFESSSIRVPDYDLSQLDRYGEVRNFPGLDATSQIGPHLRFGTIGIRKLIAGLGSQHEVYLNELIWREFFMQILYHFPENVHRNFKSQYDGVPWRNHAEDFELWCQGKTGYPLVDAGMRELLETGRMSNRVRMVVAGFLCKHLLIHWSWGEAFFAKHLLDFELSANNGNWQWAAGTGCDAAPYFRIFNPMTQQEKFDAQGSYVKRWVPEWGTDQYPKPMVEHTFARNRALEAFQKATRLDPA
- a CDS encoding T9SS type A sorting domain-containing protein, translating into MKNLLFTTLFTLFLFGANAQNFQTLGTDANGDRRQPFAPDLISFAMAVDSIQDSLWLKIEAADSITGDWGMIILFDTNETPTSGKSWALQHNAMNNSMKYNRKLEILNNKFFPPTHTMLLDTSGMWFSQNIDLSYPTPNTLVVRLVLSEVDDDTRMNVVVGGSGFGGQVYDEMPDNVYFSFSAPSSTLSQIEHQKSSTIRIYPNPAQDIIHFQSSEPLTSLEIVNMLGEVMIHSSETSINTEALSNGLYLVRYQLIGGEQGVEQLIIH
- a CDS encoding uracil-DNA glycosylase family protein produces the protein MSILLQKISACQTCAAHLPHGINPVLTAHEKSPIVIIGQAPGRKVHESSIPWDDKSGDNLRAWLDVSKEDFYNPQKLALIPMGFCYPGTGKSGDLPPRKECAPQWHPGLMDQMKEVQLVILIGQYAQQYYLKKKRLSNLTETVKNFKSYLPEFFVLPHPSPRNNIWRAKNQWFDQEVIPELQKTVKYLLP
- a CDS encoding MFS transporter, producing MSGSKFANHSPSTLLSLIVAGEAIFFLPFVLVRIFRPTFLEVFELNNLQLGTCFSIYGIVATVSYFFGGPLADRFPARNLMSFALWATGVGGLFLLTIPSQQQLMWLYGFWGMTTILLFWAALIRATREWGGSRFQGRAFGLLEGGRGLAAALIGAFGLALFSVLMDETGDGNVQAQHLSSFGMVILGISLMVLASGIWVWMAIPAKTIKQEAYTRINLRHLLPLFKQRSIWLQGIIIVCAYSGYKITDDLSLYAHDVLGFDQIQSAGVGTAALWMRPLFAVLAGFLADRYSASKVGMMCFASLVLGGLLIAGDFFRVWTMLSVVLLLASVAGVYALRGIYFALLEEAHIPLSSTGAAVGLMSVIGYTPDIFMSPLMGYLLDTYPGSLGHQLVFLVLSGFGLLGAFTLFFFRKSSQLIPR